Proteins from a single region of Ammospiza nelsoni isolate bAmmNel1 chromosome 28, bAmmNel1.pri, whole genome shotgun sequence:
- the SEMA4A gene encoding semaphorin-4A, whose translation MVVGPSWGAALPPPAMPAALRLLCGVVVPAALLCSAEPLPRLAFPSGDPRRTLTHFSQDNVSHYDIFLLDESEEQLYVGARDWLLALAVGTPGSIRAKASIRWGPTDVKTSECAFKKKSEETECFNFIRVLVALNQTHLYACGTYAFSPACTYIHLESFTLASGRRQSFLDGKGQCPFDPQHTYTALLVDGELYAGTMNNFQGNEPIISRSLGTRTLLKTDAFLRWLSADAAFVASFSLPGDDKVYFFFEETADEFDFFEKLLVPRVARVCKSDVGGDKVLQKKWTTFLKAQLQCSEPGHFPFNVIHHAFALPRHDGRAVFYAVFTSQWQAGRAGSAAVCAYSQEDLEKVFEGKYKELNKESSRWTVYSGPDMNPRPGSCSMGASSDKALSFMKDHFLMDGKVSPLQGKPLLVKSDVTYTRITVHETHDVLGTPYRVMFLATDEGFLHKAVELEGVEGAHIVESIQLFAAPEPVKNLLLAPGKGILYVGYSRGVLQVPLANCSLHRSCAECVLARDPYCAWHSPGGACLRAHLATDNKSEWLQDVEKGRPDAVCHRGRSAAMPRSWGAPEDPAVQGLSPPLNAVVQLPCPRRSALATYSWQQPGSAQGHTVLQPDHTLVVIMQQGMAGTYTCQATENGYTWTVARYQLRDSGGAQLGEVGSPPRSYWSQFVTVTVLLAVTLAGAACLALMAYRDQLRARSKVRGCSTPHSPPSRQREKVPLNGGTAEPPAPGAATEEEEEDEGSQACCLQLGGDVDVDNNRLHVPAGDTA comes from the exons ATGGTGGTGGGACCCTCGTGGGGCGCAGCCCTGCCGCCCCCAGCCATGCCCGCCGCCCTCCGCCTGCTCTGCGGGGTGGTGGTGCcggctgccctgctctgctctgccgaGCCCCTGCCCCGCCTCGCCTTCCCCAGCG gggaCCCCCGGCGGACCCTCACCCACTTCAGCCAGGACAACGTGTCCCACTACGACATCTTCCTGCTGGATGAGAGCGAGGAGCAGCTCTACGTGGGGGCACGCGACTGGCTGCTGGCCCTCGCCGTTGGCACCCCTGGCAGCATCCGTGCCAAAGCCTCG ATAAGGTGGGGACCCACAGATGTGAAAACATCTGAATGCGCTTTTAAGAAGAAGAGCGAAGAG ACTGAGTGCTTCAACTTCATCCGAGTCCTGGTGGCCCTGAACCAGACCCACCTCTACGCCTGTGGCACCTACGCCTTCAGCCCTGCGTGCACCTACATC CACCTGGAAAGCTTCACGCTGGCCAGTGGCAGACGACAGTCCTTCCTGGACGGGAAGGGCCAGTGCCCCTTCGATCCCCAGCACACTTACACGGCCCTGCTGGTGG ACGGAGAGCTCTATGCTGGCACCATGAACAACTTCCAGGGCAACGAGCCCATCATCTCCCGCTCGCTGGGCACCCGCACGCTGCTCAAGACAGACGCCTTCCTCCGCTGGCTCTCGG CCGACGCCGCCTTCGTGGCCTCCTTCAGCCTCCCTGGGGACGACAAGGTCTACTTCTTCTTCGAGGAGACAGCAGATGAGTTTGACTTCTTTGAGAAGCTCCTGGTGCCACGGGTGGCCCGTGTCTGCAAG AGCGATGTAGGAGGGGACAAGGTGCTGCAGAAGAAGTGGACAACATTCCTgaaggcacagctgcagtgctccgAGCCCGGCCACTTCCCCTTCAACGTCATCCACCACGCCTTTGCTCTGCCCCGTCATGACGGCCGCGCTGTTTTCTACGCGGTGTTCACCTCGCAGTg gcaggcaggcagggcgGGCAGTGCCGCCGTCTGTGCCTACAGTCAGGAGGATCTGGAGAAGGTCTTCGAGGGCAAGTACAAGGAGCTGAACAAGGAGAGCTCTCGCTGGACAGTCTACAGTGGCCCTGACATGAATCCCCGGCCTGGCAGT TGCTCCATGGGTGCCTCCTCGGACAAAGCCCTCAGCTTCATGAAGGATCATTTCCTGATGGATGGGAAGGTGTCACCCCTCCAGGGGAAGCCTCTCCTGGTGAAGTCAGATGTCACCTACACGCGCATCACAGTCCATGAGACCCACGACGTGCTGGGCACCCCGTACCGTGTCATGTTCCTGGCCACAG ACGAGGGTTTCCTGCACAAGGCAGTGGAGCTTGAGGGAGTGGAGGGTGCCCACATCGTGGAGAGCATCCAGCTCTTTGCAGCGCCAGAGCCGGTGAAgaacctgctgctggcaccagggaaG ggcaTCCTCTACGTGGGCTACTCCAGAGGCGTCCTGCAGGTCCCGCTGGCCAACTGCAGCCTGCACCGGAGCTGCGCCGAGTGCGTGCTGGCACGGGACCCCTACTGcgcctggcacagccccggggGCGCCTGCCTGCGTGCCCACCTGGCCACCGACAACAa GAGTGAGTGGCTGCAGGATGTTGAGAAGGGGAGACCAGACGCCGTGTGCCACCGCGGGAGGAGCGCGGCCATGCCCCGCTCCTGGGGGGCACCGGAGGATCCCGCTGTGCAGG ggctcagccccCCGCTGAATGCCGTGGTCCAGCTGCCGTGCCCTCGCCGCTCCGCCCTGGCCACCtacagctggcagcagcctggcagtgcccaggggcacacGGTGCTGCAGCCTGACCACACGCTGGTGGTCATCATGCAGCAGGGAATGGCCGGCACCTACACCTGCCAGGCCACAGAGAACGGCTACACCTGGACCGTGGCTCGCTACCAGCTCAGGGACTCTGGCGGGGCCCAGCTGGGCGAGGTGGGCTCGCCGCCCCGCTCATACTGGTCCCAGTTTGTCACGGTGACGGTGCTGCTGGCCGTGACGCTGGCCGGGGCCGCCTGCCTGGCCCTCATGGCCTACCGGGACCAGCTGAGGGCTCGCAGCaaggtgaggggctgcagcacgCCCCACAGCCCCCCGTCACGCCAGAGGGAGAAGGTGCCCCTCAACGGGGGCACCGCGGAGCCCCCGGCACCCGGAGCTGCcaccgaggaggaggaggaggatgaaggctCCCAGGCGTGCTGCCTGCAGCTCGGTGGGGACGTGGATGTGGACAACAACAGGCTGCACGTGCCGGCGGGGGACACGGCGTGA